GGGGCCCAGCGCGGCGGTGGCGGTCTGCGTCCAGCCCGCCCACGAGGTGCCGAAGGTGCCCACCGTGCCGTCGCACCAGGGCTGCTTGCGGACCCAGGCCAGGGTGTCGGCGCCGTCCTCGGCCTCGGGGATGAGGAAGCTCACCTCGCCCTCGGAGAGAAAGCAGCCGCGGCAGTCCCGGTTCACCACCACGTAGCCGCGCGCGGCGAAGTAGCGGCACTCGCCCCCGGTGGCCTCGGTCTCGGTCTTGTTGTAGGGCGTGCGGTGGAGCAGGACCGGGCGGGGGTCGTTCACGGGGCGGCCGTCGCGGGCCGGGCGGTAGATGTCGGTGGCCAGGCGCACGCCGTCGCGCGTGGCGACCATCACGTTCTCGGTGAGATGCACGTCGAGCTCGGGGCGGGAGGCGCGGGCGGAGGGGTCCAGGGGTTTCATCGGGCCGGATTCTGCCACGAACACTTAGCCCTTGAGTTTTGAATTATTCATAATATCTTTGTATTCATGAATGGAACGAAACCACGGCATGAGCTGAAGGTGGCCGATGAGGTGTGGATCGTGACGGCCCTGCTTCACCGGGAGCATCCCGAGCGCGATGACTTCACTGTCGCCGAGATCGTGGAACGCGCTCGAAAGGAGGGTCTGACACCGGAGCTGCGGCCGGGCGTCTACGTCCACGCGGTCGTGCATTGCGTGGCCAATCGTCCGCCGAATCCTGGCCGCTACCGGATGCTGCTCGAGACAGGGCCCAACCGTCGGCGTCTCTACCGGCCCGGGGACCCTGCGGATGAAGCTCGGCGGGGCGGCAAGGTGACGCCCGGCCGCGCGGCGATTCCCGCCCGGTACCACCGGCTGCTGGACTGGTACGAGAAGGAATACGGCGGCCGGCGCGGCCTCAAACCCGAAGCGGACCCGCTCCTTGCCCTCCGCGGCTCCGGCCGTGACCTGTGGGCGAGCGAGCCGGCCGACCGGTACGTGCGCCGACTGCGGGAGGGCTGGGAGTGAGCCGCGTCTTCTGGGATACCAACCTCTTCATCTATCTCATGGAGGGCGCTGGCCCACAGTCGGAACAGGTCGCCCGGATCCGAGAGCGCATGCTGGAGCGCGAAGACGAGCTCTGCACCTCGACCCTCACGCTCAGCGAGGTGCTCGTGAAGCCGGTCGAGCAGGGTGATACGGCGCTGCGCCAGCGCTACGAGGACGTCCTCTCGCGCACCGCGCGCCTGATCGCGTTCGACCGGGAGGCGGCTCGGCGGTACGCCGAGATCCGGCTCATCCGCGGCATCCGTCCTCCGGATGCGATTCAGCTCGCGTGCGCCGCCCAGGCCGATGTCGACCTGTTCATTACCAACGACGACCGCCTGAGCCGATTCACCGTTCCGGGCATCCAGTTCCTGGTGTCGCTCGATCGCGCCTTCCTCTGATGCGCCGGGCAGAATTCTGCGGGGCTCACTTGCCGATGGCCGCTCGGCCGCGAATGCCTCACCTCGCTCGCGCGTACGATCTCGGCGGCGAACGCCTCCAGGGCCTCCCAGTCGTAGGGCCCCTCGCGGAGCGCGATGCAGAGCCGGGTGCAGTCGAGCGCCCGGAACTGGTCAACCATGGCCCGCGCCTCCGCCACCGTACCCCGCAGGTAGCCGGTGCGGTCGACGCAATCGGCGTTGTCGCCCCAGTGGCCTCGGAAGACCGCCTCGGCGCGCGCCGCGGCCTTCGCGTCGGCCCCGAGATAGAACCCGAGGTTCACCGTGCGCAGGATCGTCTTCGGGTCGCGCCGTTCCGTCTCGCACCACTGGTCGAGGA
This region of Candidatus Methylomirabilota bacterium genomic DNA includes:
- a CDS encoding CocE/NonD family hydrolase; translated protein: MKPLDPSARASRPELDVHLTENVMVATRDGVRLATDIYRPARDGRPVNDPRPVLLHRTPYNKTETEATGGECRYFAARGYVVVNRDCRGCFLSEGEVSFLIPEAEDGADTLAWVRKQPWCDGTVGTFGTSWAGWTQTATAALGPEGLATMIPNMSGADAHESSVRHGGALELRFLAWAFWHSAYNTQAALTAQPWVQAALNQGAPRFSDWLERMPLRPGQTQLALVPPYEKWALE
- a CDS encoding PIN domain-containing protein: MSRVFWDTNLFIYLMEGAGPQSEQVARIRERMLEREDELCTSTLTLSEVLVKPVEQGDTALRQRYEDVLSRTARLIAFDREAARRYAEIRLIRGIRPPDAIQLACAAQADVDLFITNDDRLSRFTVPGIQFLVSLDRAFL